One genomic region from Sander lucioperca isolate FBNREF2018 chromosome 3, SLUC_FBN_1.2, whole genome shotgun sequence encodes:
- the tppp3 gene encoding tubulin polymerization-promoting protein family member 3 gives MAESADMDQLMASFRKFAVHGDTKATGKELNGKNWAKLCKDCKITDGKNVSSTDVDIVFSKVKQKTSRVITFEEFQRALEDLAPKRFKGQSKEEALESIFKLVEGRGPSNVGVTKVAKVAALDRLTDASRYTGSHRERFDESGRGKGREGREDTVENTGYVGAYRDAGTYDHKTKTEK, from the exons ATGGCAGAGAGCGCAGACATGGATCAGCTGATGGCGTCTTTCAGGAAGTTCGCCGTCCACGGAGACACGAAGGCAACGGGCAAGGAGCTGAACGGGAAGAACTGGGCCAAACTCTGCAAAGACTGCAAGATCACGGACGGGAAGAACGTCTCCAGCACCGACGTGGACATCGTCTTCTCCAAAGTCAA ACAGAAGACGTCCCGCGTCATCACCTTCGAGGAGTTCCAGCGAGCGCTGGAGGATTTGGCCCCAAAAAGGTTCAAAGGTCAGAGCAAAGAGGAGGCTCTGGAGTCCATCTTTAAACTGGTGGAGGGACGAGGACCGAGCAACGTGGGAGTCacg AAAGTGGCGAAGGTGGCAGCGTTGGACCGTCTGACCGACGCGTCCCGTTACACGGGCTCCCACAGGGAACGCTTCGACGAGAGCGGCCGGGGCAAAGGTCGCGAGGGCCGCGAGGACACGGTGGAGAACACGGGCTACGTGGGCGCGTACCGGGACGCCGGCACGTACGACCACAAGACCAAGACCGAGAAATAA
- the LOC116063135 gene encoding transient receptor potential cation channel subfamily M member 1-like: MEDDEPRAKGKGKKKNKKEEEVDIDVDDPEVSRFQYPFHELMVWAVLMKRQKMALFLWQRGEEAMAKALVACKLYKAMAHESSQSELVEDIFQDLENNSKEFGALAYELLDQSYKHDEQVAMKLLTYELKNWSNSTCLKLAVAAKHRDFIAHTCSQMLLTDMWMGCLRMGKSNSLKVILGIVFPPSILLMDFRVGDEASYHSSKQNEDGKPKDDDNKSSKDGASTLDATSKKGDEEEEQKKKRKTPIGKKIYEFYNAPFTKFWFNTISYLVYLALYNYIILVKMERWPSLQEWIVISYIITLGLEKVRQILMSEPGKLKQKINVWLEDYWNITDLAAISVFLLGLLLRLQSEPSLGYGRVIYCVDIIFWYIRVLDIFGVNKYLGPYVMMIGKMMVDMLYFVVIMLVVLMSFGVARQAILHPDEEPTWRLARNIFYMPYWMIYGEVFADSIDLYAMEINPPCGDNMYDEDGKKLPPCIPGAWLTPAIMACYLLVANILLVNLLIAVFNNTFFEVKSISNQVWKFQRYQLIMTFHDRPILPPPLIVFPHIFIVLRRICCRCRRRRTDGDGHDHERRLQLVLSAEELKSLHEFEEQCVEEYFREKEDEKQSSNNERIRVTSERVENMFMRLEEVNEREHSMKASLQTVDLRLAQLEDLSGRMATALEKLAGLDRAELVRSRGSSVCEPAALLRHGSLSSADGYSLYRYQLEHDDHGSVAGDVEGTDRKLAPSPEGTERKLPPSPEGTDRKLPPSPEGTERKLLPSPEGTERKLPPSPEGTDRKLPPSPEGTDRKLLPSPERAAGNTTGDVKEFGLTLEVRGRTERTRSLSSVDILISPCDAEHRPDVKTRLEAASSFPLERAKVTQYLSSLCLSGAAHRSPRQEVEEGVSTPPGGEQQGEEEDRKYPTMRSKSLNANPRKAKKESEETRRSAGSVTELRPADPQH; this comes from the exons ATGGAG GACGACGAGCCGCGTGCAAAggggaaaggaaagaagaagaataagaagGAAGAGGAAGTAGACATTGACGTGGACGACCCCGAGGTTAGCCGCTTCCAGTACCCATTCCACGAGCTGATGGTGTGGGCCGTGCTCATGAAGCGCCAGAAGATGGCGCTGTTCCTGTGGCAGCGCGGCGAGGAGGCCATGGCCAAGGCCCTGGTGGCCTGTAAGCTCTACAAGGCCATGGCCCACGAGTCCTCGCAGAGCGAGCTGGTAGAGGACATCTTCCAGGACCTGGAGAACAACTCCaa gGAGTTTGGTGCGCTGGCCTACGAGCTCTTGGATCAGTCGTACAAACACGACGAGCAGGTGGCCATGAAGCTGCTGACGTACGAACTGAAGAACTGGAGTAACTCCACGTGTCTGAAGCTGGCGGTCGCAGCCAAACACCGAGACTTCATCGCTCACACCTGCAGCCAGATGTTGCTCACCGACATGTGGATGGGCTGTCTGAGGATGGGCAAGAGCAACAGTCTCAAG GTAATTTTAGGGATCGTCTTCCCTCCTTCCATTCTCCTCATGGACTTCCGTGTCGGAGACGAAGCATCGTACCATTCGTCCAAACAGAATGAAGACGGCAAACCCAAAGATGATGACAACAAATCCAGCAAG GACGGCGCCTCCACCTTGGACGCCACGTCAAAGAAaggagatgaagaagaagagcagaagaagaagaggaagactcCCATTGGGAAGAAGATCTACGAGTTCTACAACGCTCCCTTCACCAAGTTCTGGTTCAACACG atctcCTACCTGGTGTACCTTGCCTTGTATAATTACATCATTCTGGTGAAGATGGAGCGATGGCCATCTCTGCAGGAGTGGATCGTCATCTCTTACATCATCACTCTGGGTCTGGAGAAAGTCCGACAG ATTCTGATGTCGGAGCCGGGGAAACTGAAGCAGAAGATCAACGTGTGGCTGGAGGATTACTGGAACATCACAGACCTGGCGGCCATCTCCGTCTTCCTGCTGGGTCTGCTGCTGCGCCTGCAGAGCGAGCCGTCGCTCGGCTACGGACGCGTCATCTACTGCGTCGACATCATCTTCTGGTACATCCGCGTGCTCGACATCTTCGGAGTCAACAAGTACCTGGGTCCCTACGTCATGATGATCGGCAAGATG ATGGTCGACATGCTGTACTTCGTGGTCATCATGCTGGTGGTGCTGATGAGTTTCGGCGTGGCGCGGCAGGCCATCCTTCACCCTGATGAGGAGCCAACCTGGCGGCTGGCCAGAAACATCTTCTACATGCCGTACTGGATGATCTACGGAGAGGTGTTCGCCGACTCCATAGACC ttTACGCGATGGAAATCAATC cTCCGTGTGGAGACAACATGTACGATGAGGATGGGAAGAAGCTTCCTCCGTGTATCCCCGGTGCCTGGCTCACGCCCGCCATCATGGCGTGCTACCTGCTGGTCGCCAACATCCTGCTGGTCAACCTGCTCATCGCTGTCTTCAA CAACACGTTCTTCGAGGTGAAGTCCATCTCCAACCAGGTGTGGAAGTTCCAGCGCTATCAGCTGATCATGACGTTCCACGACCGTCCCATCCTGCCGCCACCGCTCATTGTCTTCCCGCACATCTTCATCGTGCTGCGAAGAATCTGCTGCCGCTGCCGCAGACGCCGGACGGACGGAGACGGCCACGACCACGAGAGGCGCCTAC AGCTGGTTCTGAGCGCCGAGGAGCTCAAGAGTCTTCATGAGTTCGAGGAGCAGTGTGTCGAGGAatatttcagagagaaagaagacGAGAAACAATCGTCCAACAACGAGAGAATCAGAGTCACATCTGAGAG GGTGGAGAACATGTTCATGCGTCTGGAGGAAGTGAACGAGCGTGAGCACTCGATGAAGGCGTCTCTGCAGACGGTGGATCTGCGTCTGGCTCAGTTGGAGGATCTCTCCGGCAGGATGGCGACAGCTCTTGAGAAACTGGCCGGCCTGGACCGCGCCGAGCTGGTCCGGTCCAGAGGCTCGTCGGTGTGCGAGCCGGCCGCTCTGCTGCGGCATGGCAGCCTCAGCAGCGCCGACGGCTACAGCCTTTACCGGTACCAGCTGGAGCATGACGACCACGGCTCCGTGGCCGGAGACGTGGAGGGAACCGACAGGAAGCTAGCGCCAAGTCCAGAGGGAACAGAGAGGAAGCTACCACCGAGTCCAGAGGGAACAGACAGGAAGCTACCGCCAAGTCCAGAGGGAACAGAGAGGAAGCTACTACCGAGTCCAGAGGGAACAGAGAGGAAGCTACCACCGAGTCCAGAGGGAACAGACAGGAAGCTACCGCCAAGTCCAGAGGGAACAGACAGGAAGCTACTGCCAAGTCCAGAGAGAGCGGCTGGAAACACAACAG gGGACGTGAAGGAGTTCGGCTTGACTTTGGAGGTGCGAGGACGGACGGAGAGGACGCGGTCTCTGTCCAGCGTGGACATCCTGATTTCGCCATGCGACGCCGAACACAGACCCGATGTGAAAACCCGTCTGGAGGCAGCGTCGTCCTTCCCTCTGGAGAGGGCAAAGGTCACGCAGTATTTATCTTCTCTGTGCCTCAGCGGCGCCGCCCACAGGTCTCCCAGACAGGAAGTGGAGGAAGGAGTGTCCACGCCGCCCGGCGGggaacagcagggggaggaggaggacaggaagTACCCGACAATGCGCTCCAAGAGTCTGAACGCCAACCCGAGGAAGGCGAAGAAGGAGAGCGAGGAGACGCGGCGCTCAGCCGGCAGCGTCACAGAACTCCGACCCGCTGATCCTCAACATTAG